The Choloepus didactylus isolate mChoDid1 chromosome 16, mChoDid1.pri, whole genome shotgun sequence genomic interval AATATAACGCATCTGGCTTATGAAACACTGAACCATCTTGTggtaacaaatgaaaaatgcaattGAAAACAAGCAATACTGAAAGCAATTCCTATAGAGTTGCATTTGTTTATgtcagttattttaaaataaataataggttcccatgacatttttttttctcatttggaaaaCTAAGCAATTTTTCCATTGTTGCTTACTTACAAAGTAACAGGAATATTTTCCCATGATCGTTCTGCTTCAAGTTTATCTAATGAGCAAGGACTGCCGTCATTTTTCATAGATCTCGGTAGTTCTTCAGGAGAATGCTCTAGATTTCTCTTGGCCTTCAGGATAAGCAATTCAATTTTGTCatctaatttaaaaagattatattAATTCCTTAGGCACAATATAAATGCAAAGCAGAACAAAATCTCACAAAGGCAATGAGAATTCAGATATTCAGAATGCACACATATCACAGTTAAGTTACAAAAAAATGTgacatttcaaacaaagaaaaaggggaagaaaagacattttctagtttcaaaatgctAGATAAATGGAGACCATAAGAGTTCTTAAAAGACATATCAACCTGACATTACATCAAGATAAAAACATGAAAGCTCTTAGACCTTCAGacaaatttacatttcatttggttcttaaaaaaaaaaatgtattaccaCTGAATGGCTTTTTGAATTGTCCTGGAAGAAGTGAATTCTCATCCTGACATTGGCTACATTCAAAATCACATTTGTATTCATTAACTAATCTTTTATCATCGCTCAAGGAATTTGAAAAGTTTGAGGGTTcaaaagaatattcaaaatcTAATTTATTCATAAGCTGAGTTCTTTGTGCCTGATAACTATGCTTGGGGGAACATTgatcttctttaaatattttacaaatccTTTGACTATTTGTATCAGGCAGCAAGTCTTGATTGTGGAGCCAGGCAGGGTATTTGAAATCAGGTATACTAGTAATCCCTGAAACATTAAGGTCAGATTTCTGGCTAGTAAGCCATCTTGGATAATTCTTTTCAAGATTGTGTTCTGAGCTGTCCTTGAAAGAAGACTTCTTGGAAAAAGATAAAGATGATTCAGAAATGCATTTATTAGCCCTATTCACAATTTTTGGTTTTTTAAGCCTGCCGCGTTGTTTTCCATTTATGTTTGTATATACAACAGGAGTAACTAAGTTATCTTTGTCCGTCGGTGTGGAGGgtttttgaaaattcaaattctttCCACTATTCGATGAACCTAGTCTTCCAACACAACTCTTGTTTTTCCTGCTAGTTTGGTGACCCAGTCCAACAAAAGTGAAAGAAGGTAATGATCCATCTGCTGGAAGTTTTAATAGATCATCAGTTGTTAGGCTAATGGAGTCTATGTCATTAGTAGCCTGTCTCTTACAGGATGACAAGGAATTTGAGCCTTTTTTGTGATCAAGGTTTtcaaaagctgaaaaacaaagCACAGTTTTGTTTATCTTCTAAATCATATGTAAAAACCTCATAATAATATTCAACAGTAAATGAGAATAAAGAATTTAAGAatcttttttttcaactttcccgTTATCATCACTAAAGCtttgaaaaaaactaaaaagataaaGGTTGAAAAATAGGATGTGATTTCTTTCtcacatttcttaaaatttatttaacttctACCCTTTTCTCTCCAACCTTCTGAAATTTCCCATGTTCTCTAATTTACTGTTTCTCCAACTTTTTCAGCTAAACACACATGATGCACAAACACATTAAAATCACATTACAATCACATTAATACTGGTCACTCAATACTGGCTGCTACATAGAAAAAAAAGTAACTATTAAAACTACTTGGAAGGATAACTTGCTTTCTTGCCTACTAATCCCTATAATGGCACTAACACAGAGAAAACAGCTGTTCTAATTCTCTTCTGGAATATACTGCCCACATCCTTTTAAGAGTGGAAAGCAAACTTTTTCCATTCTAGGCCTACTTGGTAAGACTCATCTTCTTCCCCTCAAGGTCAAAAAAGGATCTTATCTGAAAATTACTGGgaattagaaaatttcaaaatcattttacaaaaatgtCCAGAGCTTAATATTTTAAGAGCCATTTTTACCCAAcaggtacaaaaaaaaaagtccacctTTCCAAGTGTTCAGTACATTTCTCAAAGACTTAAATTATTGGACATACTGTTGAAaacataaagaataataaaagcatACCATTGACtggtttataaatatatttggagAATTTTGACAGATTAGTGGAATTCTCATCAATGTTAATCTTTCCAGTGCTTGCACCAGGATACATTCGGCTTAAATCAAAATCATCAATATAGGCCTGTAGAGCCTGAGAAGCAGAACTGTATAGTTTGTCCTTATAATGAAAAGAGCCATCAGAGTTTCTGGAATTGCTACCACTCAGGCTGCAGCTTGCTAGAAGAGAAGATACTGAAGATTCCCGAGAACAAACTCGGTGCTTTGCCATGGCTTCCTCAAAATGGGTTATTTCTAttcatttctcttaaaaataactgtaatacaaaaacaaaaggaataatGGCCATATGCAGAGAAATTAATATGTAAaccttttataatttcctttaaagAATAAGATCCACAATCTATAAACACTCCTTTTTTAGGCATTGCACATTatagattttctattttaattgttgTGAATTACTTCATCAATGacttagcaaatatttactgagcttcTACTATGTGCCCAGAAATATGTACACAAAAATTATCTGAATATATTGCCCACATCCTTCTAAgagttgaaagcaaactttttccATTCTAGGACTACTTGGTAAGACTCATCGGCTTCCCCTCAAGGTCAAAAAAGGACCTTATCTGAAAATTCCTGTgaattagaaaatttcaaaatcattttacaaaaatgtCCAGTGCTTAATATTGTAAGAGTCATTTTATGGAAAGTACTGAGGAAAGAGtactcactttttttaaaaagtccaaaaGCCAAAGGTGAATAACCTTTTTTTCTTAGGATGATATTGTCTATGACATCACAATACCTAACATTCCCCTCTAAAGAAGGTTTTTCAATTCTTAAGCCTCTCACCATAtactgcacatagtaggtgctcagtaaaatgTTTAAATGCATCAAATGAACTTATtggaatcaaaaaggaaaaatggagaacATCCACTTTAAATGTTATAATTGCTAATATGTAAAATAGTAGTCAAAACATCCCCCCAAAAAgattcaaaaagaacaaaatttacaATATTTAACTGTGAAGACTGTAAGTCTTTTTATAGAATGAGCTAGCAATATGCCCTTTTCCTAAAACAATCATTTCCTGACCTTCATTTTTGTACTGCCCTATTTTCAGTTATTATGTTGAGCAGATTCATCCCACTTCTCTTTTAAAGCTTAAATAATTTGGAAATTGACTTAATGTATTCAT includes:
- the C16H18orf54 gene encoding lung adenoma susceptibility protein 2 isoform X2 translates to MAKHRVCSRESSVSSLLASCSLSGSNSRNSDGSFHYKDKLYSSASQALQAYIDDFDLSRMYPGASTGKINIDENSTNLSKFSKYIYKPVNAFENLDHKKGSNSLSSCKRQATNDIDSISLTTDDLLKLPADGSLPSFTFVGLGHQTSRKNKSCVGRLGSSNSGKNLNFQKPSTPTDKDNLVTPVVYTNINGKQRGRLKKPKIVNRANKCISESSLSFSKKSSFKDSSEHNLEKNYPRWLTSQKSDLNVSGITSIPDFKYPAWLHNQDLLPDTNSQRICKIFKEDQCSPKHSYQAQRTQLMNKLDFEYSFEPSNFSNSLSDDKRLVNEYKCDFECSQCQDENSLLPGQFKKPFSDDKIELLILKAKRNLEHSPEELPRSMKNDGSPCSLDKLEAERSWENIPVTFKSPVPVYSDDSSQQTSRAKYAKEFLEDFLNNDNQTCTLSGGKHHGPVEALKQMLFNLQAVQESFNHNKTTEPTEEIKHVSEDEFSKLQLKESMIPITKSLQKLS
- the C16H18orf54 gene encoding lung adenoma susceptibility protein 2 isoform X3, which produces MAKHRVCSRESSVSSLLASCSLSGSNSRNSDGSFHYKDKLYSSASQALQAYIDDFDLSRMYPGASTGKINIDENSTNLSKFSKYIYKPVNAFENLDHKKGSNSLSSCKRQATNDIDSISLTTDDLLKLPADGSLPSFTFVGLGHQTSRKNKSCVGRLGSSNSGKNLNFQKPSTPTDKDNLVTPVVYTNINGKQRGRLKKPKIVNRANKCISESSLSFSKKSSFKDSSEHNLEKNYPRWLTSQKSDLNVSGITSIPDFKYPAWLHNQDLLPDTNSQRICKIFKEDQCSPKHSYQAQRTQLMNKLDFEYSFEPSNFSNSLSDDKRLVNEYKCDFECSQCQDENSLLPGQFKKPFSDDKIELLILKAKRNLEHSPEELPRSMKNDGSPCSLDKLEAERSWENIPVTFKSPVPVYSDDSSQQTSRAKYAKEFLEDFLNNDNQTCTLSGGKHHGPVEALKQMLFNLQAVQESFNHNKTTEPTEEIKHVSEDEFSKLQLKESMIPITKSLQKND
- the C16H18orf54 gene encoding lung adenoma susceptibility protein 2 isoform X1, with product MAKHRVCSRESSVSSLLASCSLSGSNSRNSDGSFHYKDKLYSSASQALQAYIDDFDLSRMYPGASTGKINIDENSTNLSKFSKYIYKPVNAFENLDHKKGSNSLSSCKRQATNDIDSISLTTDDLLKLPADGSLPSFTFVGLGHQTSRKNKSCVGRLGSSNSGKNLNFQKPSTPTDKDNLVTPVVYTNINGKQRGRLKKPKIVNRANKCISESSLSFSKKSSFKDSSEHNLEKNYPRWLTSQKSDLNVSGITSIPDFKYPAWLHNQDLLPDTNSQRICKIFKEDQCSPKHSYQAQRTQLMNKLDFEYSFEPSNFSNSLSDDKRLVNEYKCDFECSQCQDENSLLPGQFKKPFSDDKIELLILKAKRNLEHSPEELPRSMKNDGSPCSLDKLEAERSWENIPVTFKSPVPVYSDDSSQQTSRAKYAKEFLEDFLNNDNQTCTLSGGKHHGPVEALKQMLFNLQAVQESFNHNKTTEPTEEIKHVSEDEFSKLQLKESMIPITKSLQKALHHLSRLRDLVDDTSGKQSPKM